Proteins found in one Pocillopora verrucosa isolate sample1 chromosome 12, ASM3666991v2, whole genome shotgun sequence genomic segment:
- the LOC131770350 gene encoding adenosine receptor A2a-like, producing the protein MTATQITEGGTQTKTIPELACSRASDIQPYAYYFSTIHILLSLTATLGNSLILVALSKESSLHPPSKVLYRCLATTDLLVGLVVHPLAVIHFMSYIHEDWGRCRWTHNVVFISGYALCSVSLLTMTAISVDRLLALLVGLRYRQIVTVKRIHVISVTFWIASGIFSLCQSLNDHITFWSSFVVAVSCLMISFASYTKIFRALSHHHTQIQDHDQQHPSQPNALNIARYRKAVYNALWVQLALFVCYLPYCILVILITFSKIPLIHSSVSVAALTVAFVSFNSTLNPFIYCWKISEVRQAVKHTIRQALCCS; encoded by the coding sequence ATGACGGCAACTCAAATAACAGAGGGTGGAACACAAACCAAAACCATTCCAGAACTAGCATGTTCCCGGGCAAGTGATATACAACCGTATGCATATTATTTCTCGACAATCCATATTCTGCTTTCCCTAACAGCAACTCTTGGcaattctcttatccttgttgccctttCCAAGGAATCCtcccttcatccgccgtccaaaGTCCTTTATCGTTGCCTTGCAACAACAGATCTGTTAGTCGGCCTCGTCGTTCATCCTTTGGCTGTCATCCATTTTATGTCCTATATCCACGAAGACTGGGGTCGTTGTCGATGGACACACAACGTAGTTTTCATATCAGGCTATGCGTTATGTTCAGTATCTTTGTTGACGATGACGGctataagcgtggacagacttctcgccctgttggTGGGGTTGAGGTACAGACAAATTGTAACTGTAAAGCGCATTCATGTCATATCAGTTACCTTTTGGATTGCATCCGGCATCTTTAGTTTATGCCAAAGCTTAAATGACCACATAACATTTTGGTCCAGCTTCGTAGTTGCAGTGTCTTGCTTGATGATCTCATTCGCATCTTACACAAAGATTTTTAGAGCTCTTAGTCATCATCACactcaaatacaagatcatgATCAGCAACAtccgagccaaccaaatgcactgaacatcgCACGTTACAGAAAAGCAGTGTACAATGCgctgtgggtgcagttagctttaTTCGTCTGTTATCTACCTTATTGCATACTGGTAATTTTGATCACTTTTAGTAAAATACCCCTAATACACTCATCAGTCAGTGTGGCCGCACTAACGGTGGCTTTTGTATCCTTTAACTCAACCTTGAACCCGttcatttactgctggaagattagcgaagtaagacaagcagtaaagcacacaatcagacaagcactaTGTTGTTCGTAA